The genome window ACAATCCAAAACGATTTTAACAATGCTGGATTGGCTTGCATTTCTTTTACCAAAACGGTTAAATTAGGTTTATCAACAACTTCAAATTTTTGTCCGTGATTGTTTAAAAAATAATCGTACCAATATTTTAAACTCGTGTACACCACATCTTTGTTAGGATTGTAAAACTTAACCATATCCGAAGCTTCTCTAAATTGAGCTTTCAAAGGGGTGTGATAATATTTTTTTACAACCACCAAATCAAAAGCCATAAAAAACACCAACAAAGCGAGAAAAGATAATCTAACTTGAATGTTTTTTATACTTACTAAAGCAATTGAAATCACTAAAATTATTGCAGGAAAAATGCTTATAAAGTACCTAGAAACATATAAAGATGAACTTAAATAAGATTTCAATAAAATAACAACTACAACAAATGAAATCCAAGCAGCTATTAATAAATAATTAAAAACTAATTTATTATCAATTATTTCTTTAATGGATTTTGTTCGTTTTTGATTAAATACTTTTATTATAAAAAAGGTGAATAATATACCATAAACAAATACCAAAATTTCTGAAACACTTATAAATTCTTTTAAAATATTAGTTAATCCATCATTTGAAGGAGCAGGAATCCAAGAAGATTTGAATTTACTCAATAAATAGAATTTATATGCATTTGGAATAAAAAACAATAAAATAATTCCAGCAATAACTAGTAATTTTTTAAAATAGGCAACTCGTTCTGATTTATCTAAGTTAAACAGTACAAATAGCAATATAAATCCTTGAGTAATTACATTAAGTACACTAAAAAAGTTTACATTAACTAGTAAACCAGCACTAATTGCAAACCAAATCATGTTTTTTTGTGTGTTATTCTTCAAGAAAATTACAAATTTGTAAAAAGAGAATAATAAACATAGTAAATATAAGGAATATGCTCTAGCATCTTGAGAGTGGAAAATTGCATATTCGTTGAAAGTAAATAGGAGTGCTGCTATTAAGCCAACTTTTTTAGAATAGGTTTCTTTACCAAATTTATACATCATCCAAACTGCCGCGATGCCGAAAATTACTGATGGAATTCTGGCTACAATTGAAGTGTCTCCAAACAAAGAAAACATTGTATTCATAATAAAAAAATACAAATAGGGAAAACTTTCTCTAAGATTTACTTCTGAAATAATTTGTGAAAATGAATGTTTTGGACTAGCAACATTTAATGTATAAATTTCATCCATCCATAAACTTTGGTAATCAAGATTATACAATCTTAAAATTGTTGCTACAATTAATATTAAGATTATCCATTTGTTGCTTTTAACAAAACTAATAAACTGGCTCATATTTAAAAAGATAAAATTTTAGTACTAACCTCTTTAGAATCTAACTCGAAAAACAAAGGTAAACGAAGTAAACGATTCGTAAAATTATCGGTTTCTGGTAATACTCTTCCGTCATGCTTGTCCACATAAAACGGACTTTTATGTAAACTTATATAATGAAAAACAGCCCAAATATCATTTTGCTTTAAATGATTGATCAATGCAGTTCTTTGCTCTAAATTTTTACATACCAAATAAAACATATGTGCATTATTTGTGGCATAATGAGGCAATTCTGGTAAACTAATTTCATGTTTTTTTGCCCAATCGATTAATGCCAAATTATAATTTTCCCAATGTGACTTTCTTGTATTTTGAATAGTTTCTAAATTTTCTAATTGTGCCCATAAAAAAGCAGCAACAATTTCTGAAGGCAAAAATGAACTTCCTATATCCACCCAGCCGTATTTATCTACTTCACCTCTAAAAAAAGATGAACGATTCGTTCCTTTCTCCCAAATTATTTCAGCTCTGTTAATAAATTCTTCGTCATTAATTGCTAACATTCCACCTTCTCCAGAAATAATATTCTTAGTTTCATGGAATGAAAAAGCAGCTAAATGTCCTATGGAACCCAATGCTTTTTTTAAACCATCTTTTCCAATAAAATAACTATCAATCGCTTGAGCAGCATCTTCAACCACAAATAAGTTATACTTTTTTGCTAAATCCATAATCGTGTCCATATCACATGCCACTCCGGCATAATGAACAGGAACAATTGCTTTTGTTTTAGATGTAATTAAAGGCTCTATTTTAGTTGCATCCATGTTTGGATGATTTGGCATACTATCAGCAAATACTATTTTAGCACCTCTAAGTACAAATGCATTTGCAGTAGATACAAAAGTGTAAGATGGCATAATTACCTCATCTCCTTCTTTGATATTTATTAAAATAGCTGCCATTTCAAGTGCATCAGTACAAGAAGTGGTTAACAACGTTTTTTTGAAACCATAATTAGACTCGAAAAACTGTTGGCATTTTTGTGTAAAAATACCATTACCAGAAATCTTTCCCGATTTTACTGCTTCTTCTATATATTGTGTTTCTTTACCTGTTAAATAAGGTTTATTGAATGGGATTTTCATTTTAATCTCGTTCTAAATTTATTAAAAACCACTTCATTTCCATTGTCTAAATAATGTGCTTTTTCTATTTTTAATAGTCCTTTGCCACAAACAATTGTTGGTTGATTGTTGTCCAAAAATATTATTTTTCCAGGTGTTCTGTTTTCAATTTTCACATCTGGAATCGATTTTATTTCGTCTAAAATTATGATATTGTCTTCCATTTTGGTTCTAGCACCACCATAAGGAAAACCTAAAGCATGTATTGTTCGTTCTAAAGTTGAAGCTTCCAAATTCCAATCGATAAAATAATCTTCTTCATCTCTCCACAAACTAAAAGTGGCTTGGGTTTCATCTTGAGGAGTAGCAACTAAAGAATTTTCGGCTATTTGTTTAACTATTTTTATTACTAAATCTTGATAACAAACACTAATTATATCAATCGCTTCACTAATCTTTATTGGATAAATTACATTTACTTTTTCTACTCCTAAAATATCACCTTTATCGAATTCTTTATTAGCAAAAATAGCAGTTACTCCTATTTCTTCATCTCCATTAATTAAGGCAGTTACTAATGGATTAAATCCTCTATTTCTTGGTAAAATGGAATCATGAAACACAATCAACTTTTCCAAATTAGATTTAATTAACCATCTCCAAGCAACAGCAATATAATAAGAAACATTATTTAGTAAAGTTTCATCGAAAGTATTTTTGTTATAATGCAAAATATTGTGCTTTGTACATAAAGCGACAATTTCATCAGCATAATCTTTTTCTACATTTTTATCTGTAGCATAAATGACAAACTTTAATTCAACAGCGGTAGTGTTTAGAACAGTTTCTAAACAAGCTAATCCTTTTTTACCCATAATAAACATGGCAATACTATTCATCTGTTGATTTTTCTATAATGTAACTTGGTCTGTTTTTTACTCCTTCAAAAATTTTACCTATGTATAAACCTACTACTCCAAGTGTGGTTAATAAACATCCACTCAAAAACCAAATACTAATTATTAAACTAGCATATCCACTTACTGAAACTTTACCCGTAATTTTTTCAAATAAAACATAAATAACCATTAAAAAGGATACCATGGCAATAGACAATCCAAATTTAATAATTAATCGCAAAGGCTTATCTGAATACGCTAAAATAATGTCTAAAGCTAAATTGAGTAGTTTTTTTAAATTATAATTTGATTTTCCCTCTGATCTTGATGCGTGTTCAACATTGACATAACTCGTTGAAAACCCTACCCATTTTACCATAGTAGGAAAATATTTGATTTTCTCTTCTAATTTTACAACTTCATCTATGACTTGTTTTGAATATATTCCAAAGTTAGCCACCGTTGCATCTTGTTTTGTGCCTGTTAAATAAGAAAGTGTTTTATAAAACAGCTTGGAAACAGTCTTTTTATAAAGTGAATCTTTTCGTTCGTATCTTCTTGCTAATACAATATCAAACCCTTTTTGTGATGCATTGAATAGTTTTTCAATTTCTTCAGGTTGGTCTTGTAAATCACAGTCTAAAACTACCACATAATCCCCAAAAACTTGATTTAATCCTGCAGTTATAGCATAATGCTGTCCAAAGTTTCTACTTAATTTAAAACCTCTTACATTAGAATTTTTACTAGAAATTTCAACTATTTTCTGCCATGATTTATCGGGACTAAAATCATCTACCAAAATAATTTCATAAGAATTAAAAGAAGAAGGAATACTATTTGAAATTCTTTCCACTAACTCCTCTAAAACTAACTCAGCTCTATAAACTGGTGAAACAACTGATAATTTCATAACTAATAAATTACTCTACCTCTAAACACTTCTTCGACATCAACAATAGGAGGTACATTCTTTAATACCACATTTCCTGTTGCTAAAATAGTTCCTTCTATTTGATTAACCGGATAAACAAACATGTCATTAGATCCTCTATGAAACACTTTAATGGTTTGGGCATAAAATGCATCGCCGTAAAAACGACCATTTCCAAAATAGAAATTTAACAACATTTGATTTGTATTTCCATTAACATAAAAATTGGAAACTGT of Flavobacterium channae contains these proteins:
- the rffA gene encoding dTDP-4-amino-4,6-dideoxygalactose transaminase; amino-acid sequence: MKIPFNKPYLTGKETQYIEEAVKSGKISGNGIFTQKCQQFFESNYGFKKTLLTTSCTDALEMAAILINIKEGDEVIMPSYTFVSTANAFVLRGAKIVFADSMPNHPNMDATKIEPLITSKTKAIVPVHYAGVACDMDTIMDLAKKYNLFVVEDAAQAIDSYFIGKDGLKKALGSIGHLAAFSFHETKNIISGEGGMLAINDEEFINRAEIIWEKGTNRSSFFRGEVDKYGWVDIGSSFLPSEIVAAFLWAQLENLETIQNTRKSHWENYNLALIDWAKKHEISLPELPHYATNNAHMFYLVCKNLEQRTALINHLKQNDIWAVFHYISLHKSPFYVDKHDGRVLPETDNFTNRLLRLPLFFELDSKEVSTKILSF
- a CDS encoding glycosyltransferase family 2 protein; this encodes MKLSVVSPVYRAELVLEELVERISNSIPSSFNSYEIILVDDFSPDKSWQKIVEISSKNSNVRGFKLSRNFGQHYAITAGLNQVFGDYVVVLDCDLQDQPEEIEKLFNASQKGFDIVLARRYERKDSLYKKTVSKLFYKTLSYLTGTKQDATVANFGIYSKQVIDEVVKLEEKIKYFPTMVKWVGFSTSYVNVEHASRSEGKSNYNLKKLLNLALDIILAYSDKPLRLIIKFGLSIAMVSFLMVIYVLFEKITGKVSVSGYASLIISIWFLSGCLLTTLGVVGLYIGKIFEGVKNRPSYIIEKSTDE
- a CDS encoding glycosyltransferase family 39 protein, whose protein sequence is MSQFISFVKSNKWIILILIVATILRLYNLDYQSLWMDEIYTLNVASPKHSFSQIISEVNLRESFPYLYFFIMNTMFSLFGDTSIVARIPSVIFGIAAVWMMYKFGKETYSKKVGLIAALLFTFNEYAIFHSQDARAYSLYLLCLLFSFYKFVIFLKNNTQKNMIWFAISAGLLVNVNFFSVLNVITQGFILLFVLFNLDKSERVAYFKKLLVIAGIILLFFIPNAYKFYLLSKFKSSWIPAPSNDGLTNILKEFISVSEILVFVYGILFTFFIIKVFNQKRTKSIKEIIDNKLVFNYLLIAAWISFVVVVILLKSYLSSSLYVSRYFISIFPAIILVISIALVSIKNIQVRLSFLALLVFFMAFDLVVVKKYYHTPLKAQFREASDMVKFYNPNKDVVYTSLKYWYDYFLNNHGQKFEVVDKPNLTVLVKEMQANPALLKSFWIVDGYQDIVKLSDADQQFLDTHFRLQETYDGLGAIARHYIKK
- a CDS encoding formyltransferase family protein, which translates into the protein MNSIAMFIMGKKGLACLETVLNTTAVELKFVIYATDKNVEKDYADEIVALCTKHNILHYNKNTFDETLLNNVSYYIAVAWRWLIKSNLEKLIVFHDSILPRNRGFNPLVTALINGDEEIGVTAIFANKEFDKGDILGVEKVNVIYPIKISEAIDIISVCYQDLVIKIVKQIAENSLVATPQDETQATFSLWRDEEDYFIDWNLEASTLERTIHALGFPYGGARTKMEDNIIILDEIKSIPDVKIENRTPGKIIFLDNNQPTIVCGKGLLKIEKAHYLDNGNEVVFNKFRTRLK